Proteins encoded by one window of Chthonomonadales bacterium:
- a CDS encoding aminopeptidase P family protein: MRTSRHTLSTAAGCPALVLLALSAAAVAAAVAAWAPMFGLSSGEFARRRERVRAAAGDAVVLLRGPTENEDSDRSRFRTDSDLLYLTGVEAPGAWLALLPPGSPAGAREILFLPGEPAGAPRPYPLPGREAERETGIERVLPAAEMWRALEPAIRAAAVISVEPSGDDLAPGPPGALEARLRAIRPAIAVEPTAASFIHPLRRVKSPGEVANLRAAVRATVAGQMAAARALRAGRSELEVEGAILAAFRGAGAVREGFPCVVASGPDAVSIHHLAGARPVRAGELAVVDIGAEVNYYTADLTRTWPVGGRFSRRQRELYELVLDTQRACAESVVPGRTTLRDLQRRATAHLRASPLRAADGARRMSTMDRFFTHGIGHWLGMDVHDVGSIEAPIEPGVVLTIEPGVYIPSERTGIRIEDDYLVTERGIEKLSNALPSGVVEVEAAMRGMGAAPAARGERRPRLLGKDE; this comes from the coding sequence ATGCGAACCTCTCGCCACACCCTGTCGACGGCCGCCGGGTGCCCGGCGCTCGTCCTGCTCGCGCTCTCTGCCGCGGCCGTCGCCGCGGCCGTCGCCGCGTGGGCGCCCATGTTCGGCCTCTCGTCGGGTGAGTTCGCCCGGCGTCGTGAGCGGGTGCGCGCGGCCGCCGGGGACGCGGTCGTCCTACTGCGCGGACCGACCGAGAACGAGGATTCGGACCGCAGCCGGTTCCGCACGGACAGCGATCTGCTCTACCTGACCGGCGTCGAGGCGCCGGGGGCATGGCTGGCTCTGTTGCCGCCCGGCTCGCCGGCCGGCGCGCGCGAGATCCTGTTCCTTCCGGGGGAGCCGGCCGGAGCGCCGCGCCCCTACCCGCTCCCGGGCAGGGAGGCCGAGCGCGAGACCGGGATCGAGCGCGTCCTTCCGGCGGCCGAGATGTGGCGGGCCCTGGAGCCGGCGATTCGGGCAGCCGCGGTCATTTCGGTCGAGCCCTCTGGTGATGACCTGGCGCCCGGTCCGCCCGGCGCGCTCGAGGCGCGCTTGCGCGCGATCCGCCCGGCGATCGCGGTGGAGCCGACCGCGGCCTCCTTCATTCATCCGCTGCGGCGCGTGAAGTCGCCGGGGGAGGTGGCGAACCTGCGCGCGGCCGTGCGGGCGACGGTGGCCGGGCAGATGGCGGCGGCGAGGGCGCTTCGCGCTGGGCGCTCCGAGCTCGAGGTGGAGGGCGCCATCCTGGCCGCCTTCCGCGGCGCGGGCGCGGTGCGAGAGGGGTTCCCGTGCGTGGTGGCGAGCGGGCCCGATGCAGTCTCCATCCACCACCTGGCGGGCGCGCGGCCGGTGCGCGCGGGGGAGTTGGCCGTGGTCGACATCGGCGCCGAAGTCAACTACTACACCGCTGACCTGACCCGGACCTGGCCGGTCGGCGGGCGCTTCTCGCGCCGCCAGCGCGAGCTCTACGAGCTTGTGCTGGACACACAGCGCGCTTGCGCGGAGAGCGTGGTGCCGGGCCGCACCACGCTGCGCGACCTCCAGCGCCGCGCCACCGCCCATCTTCGGGCGAGCCCGTTGCGCGCCGCCGACGGTGCCCGGCGCATGAGCACGATGGACCGGTTCTTCACGCACGGCATCGGCCACTGGCTTGGAATGGACGTGCACGATGTCGGCAGCATCGAGGCGCCGATAGAGCCCGGCGTCGTGCTCACCATCGAGCCCGGCGTCTACATCCCTTCGGAGAGGACGGGCATACGTATTGAGGACGACTACCTGGTGACGGAGCGCGGTATCGAGAAGCTCTCGAATGCGCTGCCATCCGGGGTCGTCGAGGTCGAGGCCGCCATGCGCGGCATGGGCGCGGCGCCGGCGGCCCGGGGGGAGCGAAGACCGCGTCTGCTGGGGAAAGACGAATGA
- the gnd gene encoding decarboxylating 6-phosphogluconate dehydrogenase produces the protein MQLGMVGLGRMGAHMTQRLLDGGHEVVVYDHNPAAVEEATARGAIGATSLEELAGRLRSPRAIWMMVPAGPAVAETIAGLMPHLAAGDTLVDGGNSHYQESIQRAGEAAAKGIGYLDAGTSGGVWGQEVGYCLMVGGTPEAFARLEPAIRTLAPPEGYARVGPSGAGHFAKMVHNGIEYGMLQAYGEGFEILHASSFGYDLEKLCHLWGRGSVVRSWLLELAEHAFSREADLASIKGYVADSGEGRWTVQAAIDENVPAPVITLSLLARLASRQEESFSARVIAALRREFGGHAVEKQ, from the coding sequence ATGCAACTGGGGATGGTCGGACTTGGGCGAATGGGCGCCCACATGACGCAGCGTTTGCTCGATGGTGGCCACGAGGTGGTGGTCTATGACCACAATCCGGCCGCGGTGGAGGAGGCGACGGCGCGCGGAGCCATCGGCGCGACCTCTCTGGAGGAGCTTGCCGGCCGCCTGCGCTCGCCCCGCGCCATCTGGATGATGGTCCCCGCCGGCCCCGCCGTTGCCGAGACGATCGCCGGGTTGATGCCCCACCTCGCCGCAGGAGACACCCTAGTCGACGGCGGGAACTCGCACTACCAGGAGAGCATCCAGCGCGCGGGCGAGGCTGCCGCGAAGGGCATCGGCTACCTGGATGCCGGCACTTCAGGCGGCGTCTGGGGTCAGGAGGTCGGCTACTGCCTGATGGTCGGCGGCACGCCGGAGGCGTTCGCGCGTCTGGAGCCCGCCATACGCACGTTGGCCCCGCCCGAGGGCTACGCGCGCGTCGGCCCGAGCGGCGCCGGCCACTTCGCCAAGATGGTCCACAACGGCATCGAGTATGGCATGCTCCAGGCTTACGGCGAGGGCTTCGAGATCCTGCACGCGTCCTCGTTCGGCTACGATCTGGAGAAGCTGTGCCACCTCTGGGGCCGAGGAAGCGTGGTCCGCTCCTGGCTGCTGGAGCTCGCCGAGCACGCGTTCTCGCGCGAGGCCGACCTGGCGAGCATCAAGGGCTATGTCGCCGACAGCGGCGAAGGCCGCTGGACGGTCCAGGCCGCCATCGACGAGAACGTGCCCGCGCCGGTCATCACGCTCTCACTGCTCGCGCGCCTCGCCTCTCGCCAGGAGGAGTCGTTCTCGGCCAGGGTCATCGCGGCGCTCCGACGCGAGTTCGGAGGCCACGCCGTCGAGAAGCAGTAG
- a CDS encoding SDR family oxidoreductase, with product MDMGIQGRVAMVAAASKGIGRAVALGLAVEGCRVSICARSEDGLDEAREALLAAGAPAEGVAAIRADVSRAEDLEAWHGQTVAALGEVDILVTNTGGPPARRFLELTDTQWEEGVQSTLMNVVRLSRLVLPVMQRRRWGRIVHLTSLVAKQPSDDLTISSTLRTGLSALTRTMANQVAPDGVLVNAILPGNTLTDRAHHLARVRAAERGITPEEALADTARAIPVGRLAEPREIADAVVFLASERASYIAGISLLVDGGVCQSPL from the coding sequence GTGGACATGGGCATCCAGGGCCGGGTCGCGATGGTGGCCGCGGCCAGCAAGGGCATCGGGCGCGCGGTCGCCCTTGGCCTCGCGGTCGAGGGCTGTCGCGTTTCCATCTGCGCCCGCTCCGAGGACGGGCTCGACGAGGCGCGCGAGGCGCTCCTCGCCGCGGGGGCGCCCGCGGAGGGCGTGGCAGCGATCCGCGCGGACGTGTCGCGCGCCGAAGACCTCGAGGCCTGGCACGGCCAGACGGTCGCGGCGCTCGGCGAGGTGGACATCCTGGTCACCAACACGGGCGGCCCGCCCGCCAGGCGCTTCCTCGAGCTGACCGACACGCAGTGGGAAGAGGGCGTGCAGTCTACGTTGATGAACGTGGTGCGGCTCAGCCGCCTCGTGCTGCCCGTCATGCAGCGCCGCCGCTGGGGCCGCATCGTCCACCTGACCTCGCTCGTGGCGAAACAGCCCTCCGACGATCTCACGATCTCCAGCACGCTCCGCACCGGCCTCTCGGCGCTCACGCGCACGATGGCCAACCAGGTGGCGCCGGACGGCGTGCTCGTCAACGCGATCCTCCCTGGCAACACGCTCACTGATCGGGCGCACCACCTGGCGCGTGTGCGCGCCGCGGAGCGCGGCATCACGCCCGAGGAGGCGCTGGCCGACACGGCGCGCGCCATCCCGGTGGGCCGCCTCGCCGAGCCGCGCGAGATCGCCGACGCGGTCGTCTTCCTGGCGTCCGAGCGGGCCTCGTACATCGCCGGCATCTCGCTGCTGGTGGACGGCGGCGTCTGTCAGTCGCCGCTGTAG
- a CDS encoding thioredoxin domain-containing protein produces the protein MKSGEVKLFVGILVVAVILVAIAVYPVIANGRRGDGASPPGTVTYDRKTLLPEGVPVRGPRDAPYLLVEVGDYQCPQCKLADTAVAKLVGEYPKKLEAAFIHMQATQTHTNARVLARAAAAAQLQGKFWPMHAAIYSKQAEFAGATSTAVTDAIMKIAAGLKLDMLKFRNDMQSKAAEETVERQETLAQKLGVFGTPTFFLVRPGAETMRFSNLGQMTAYMEDPANLK, from the coding sequence GTGAAATCCGGTGAGGTCAAGCTCTTCGTGGGCATACTCGTCGTCGCCGTCATCCTGGTGGCGATCGCGGTCTACCCGGTCATCGCCAACGGCAGACGCGGTGACGGTGCCAGCCCGCCCGGCACCGTCACCTACGACCGAAAGACCCTCCTTCCCGAGGGCGTGCCCGTGCGCGGCCCCAGGGACGCGCCGTACCTCCTCGTCGAGGTCGGCGACTACCAGTGCCCGCAGTGCAAGCTCGCGGACACCGCGGTGGCCAAGCTCGTTGGGGAGTACCCGAAGAAGCTCGAGGCGGCCTTCATCCACATGCAGGCCACGCAGACCCACACGAACGCCCGAGTCCTGGCGCGCGCCGCCGCCGCCGCGCAGCTCCAGGGGAAGTTCTGGCCCATGCACGCCGCCATCTACAGCAAGCAGGCCGAGTTCGCCGGCGCCACGTCGACCGCCGTGACCGACGCCATCATGAAGATCGCGGCCGGCCTGAAGCTGGACATGCTCAAGTTCCGCAACGACATGCAGTCGAAGGCGGCGGAAGAGACCGTGGAGCGGCAGGAAACGCTTGCGCAGAAGCTCGGCGTGTTTGGCACGCCAACCTTCTTCCTGGTGCGCCCGGGCGCCGAGACGATGCGGTTCAGCAACCTGGGTCAGATGACCGCCTACATGGAGGACCCGGCCAACCTGAAGTAG
- a CDS encoding vitamin K epoxide reductase family protein yields the protein MKSALANRIVFVLALAGAGVAGYLTLAHLHYMELVCGPLHGCDVVASDPRAHGLGIPALSGIPTAAFGLAMYLAVAALSFLRVVFSERTARTAARLQWLLALGGVVVAAWLTWVEGAVIHAWCQWCVASAIITLLIFITLSAAAARRAPEVGTDPVATPGAESAPLGSRPGG from the coding sequence ATGAAGAGCGCGCTCGCCAACCGCATCGTCTTCGTGCTCGCGCTGGCCGGCGCGGGGGTCGCGGGCTACCTGACCCTGGCGCATCTCCACTACATGGAGCTGGTGTGCGGCCCACTGCACGGCTGCGACGTGGTAGCCAGCGATCCGCGAGCGCATGGCCTGGGCATTCCGGCGCTGAGCGGCATCCCGACGGCAGCGTTCGGCCTGGCCATGTACCTGGCCGTGGCGGCGCTCAGCTTTCTGCGCGTCGTCTTCTCCGAACGGACCGCGCGAACGGCGGCGCGCCTGCAGTGGCTCCTGGCCCTCGGGGGGGTCGTGGTAGCGGCCTGGCTCACCTGGGTGGAGGGCGCCGTGATTCACGCCTGGTGCCAGTGGTGCGTCGCCTCCGCCATCATCACCCTGCTCATCTTCATCACGCTCTCCGCGGCGGCCGCCCGGCGCGCGCCTGAGGTGGGCACCGACCCCGTTGCCACGCCTGGCGCCGAGAGCGCTCCGCTCGGGTCCCGTCCTGGAGGATAG
- a CDS encoding carboxypeptidase regulatory-like domain-containing protein encodes MTLRAHPGAVAGWHKLAIALALSSVTVLLGCGGGGGGGGNGGGGGGGAGVCGSAAGSPPAICGKVYRDGTTAAVPGARVVLRNNAGAELASTTTGANGFYKFASVPNTASQFEVDAPSTGYYADMLRYDGRTYDFTRNNQADTGKCYPATGGVLAADKELKPAYVFPDTAAPPPPVFQCPR; translated from the coding sequence ATGACCCTCAGGGCCCATCCCGGCGCCGTCGCTGGCTGGCACAAGCTCGCCATCGCGCTGGCGCTCTCGTCGGTGACGGTACTGCTCGGCTGCGGCGGCGGCGGAGGCGGAGGCGGTAATGGCGGCGGGGGGGGCGGCGGCGCCGGCGTGTGCGGGAGCGCGGCCGGCTCGCCCCCGGCGATCTGCGGGAAGGTGTACCGCGACGGCACCACGGCGGCCGTGCCCGGCGCCAGGGTGGTGCTGCGCAACAACGCGGGCGCGGAGCTCGCGAGCACGACTACCGGCGCGAACGGCTTCTACAAGTTCGCCAGCGTGCCGAACACGGCCAGCCAGTTCGAGGTGGACGCGCCCTCCACGGGCTACTATGCCGACATGCTACGCTACGACGGGCGCACGTATGACTTCACGCGCAACAACCAGGCCGACACCGGCAAGTGCTATCCCGCGACCGGCGGGGTCCTGGCTGCCGACAAGGAGCTCAAGCCCGCTTACGTCTTTCCCGACACGGCCGCGCCGCCTCCGCCCGTCTTCCAGTGCCCACGGTAG